Proteins from a genomic interval of Candidatus Rubidus massiliensis:
- the fas6 gene encoding LOG family protein ORF6 in fasciation locus has translation MERKTTEKNNEDLEKIRKIINELIETFGGANSDFDKQLVSQMIESSLKLLKEKHDTGQLKLMNRSLKEMRYAYKLFNQFKGDPFISIFGSSRTPPDHPDYKAAMEFGKIMGKDGWKVITGAAHGIMKAGLEGVEKTSSFGLSIKLPLELTTNDILENDPKLVTFRYFFTRKLIFVSQAKAFAAFPGGYGTLDELFEVLTLMQTGKTNIAPIVLVEGEGESYWKEWQKYIDAFLLEKGWISPEDKSLYYLAKDPEDAKNHVEQFYKNYHSSRYFKDYLVIRIKRIIPDEIVQEINKRFKTLLTSGVIEQKSITTSEEDQEFPQYPRIVFQHNRKYYGLLRQLIDFLNNY, from the coding sequence ATGGAAAGAAAAACTACAGAAAAAAACAATGAAGATCTAGAAAAAATTAGAAAAATTATTAACGAATTAATAGAAACTTTCGGAGGGGCTAATAGTGATTTTGACAAACAATTAGTTTCTCAAATGATTGAGAGCAGTTTAAAACTTTTAAAAGAAAAACATGACACTGGGCAATTGAAATTAATGAATCGCTCCTTAAAGGAGATGAGATACGCTTACAAATTATTTAATCAGTTTAAAGGAGATCCTTTTATAAGTATTTTCGGTTCTTCCAGAACTCCTCCTGATCATCCCGATTATAAAGCTGCTATGGAATTTGGCAAAATAATGGGTAAGGATGGATGGAAAGTAATTACTGGCGCGGCACATGGAATAATGAAAGCCGGACTTGAAGGAGTAGAAAAGACATCTTCTTTTGGTTTATCTATTAAATTACCTTTAGAGTTAACTACAAATGACATCCTTGAAAATGATCCTAAACTTGTTACTTTTCGTTATTTTTTTACACGAAAATTAATTTTTGTCAGTCAAGCAAAAGCCTTTGCAGCTTTTCCTGGTGGTTATGGAACTTTAGATGAGCTTTTTGAAGTTTTAACCCTGATGCAAACTGGAAAAACTAATATAGCACCAATAGTATTAGTCGAAGGAGAAGGGGAAAGTTATTGGAAGGAATGGCAAAAATATATAGATGCTTTTTTATTAGAGAAAGGATGGATAAGTCCAGAAGATAAAAGTTTATATTATCTAGCAAAAGATCCTGAAGATGCCAAAAATCATGTGGAACAATTTTATAAAAATTATCATTCGAGTCGTTACTTTAAAGATTATCTCGTCATAAGGATAAAAAGAATTATTCCTGACGAAATTGTTCAAGAGATTAATAAACGCTTCAAAACTTTATTAACATCAGGCGTTATTGAGCAAAAGAGTATTACTACTTCTGAAGAAGACCAAGAATTTCCACAATATCCTAGAATTGTTTTTCAACATAATAGGAAATATTATGGTTTATTGAGACAATTAATCGATTTTTTAAATAATTACTGA
- the lspA gene encoding Lipoprotein signal peptidase, which translates to MDSRFPFYPYGGIAIFKNFLGIEFSISHATNKGAAWGLFANFQQLLLYFRIVLIAGLIAYIIEFNKKVNNTVPLSIIAAGAVGNVIDYFLYGHVVDMFHFILWGYDFPVFNIADSCIFIGICWLIVNSWIEEKKTRSISNETTYKN; encoded by the coding sequence ATGGATAGTCGTTTTCCCTTCTACCCATACGGAGGCATTGCTATTTTTAAAAATTTTCTTGGGATTGAATTTTCCATAAGTCATGCTACTAATAAAGGTGCTGCTTGGGGTTTATTTGCTAATTTTCAACAATTATTACTATACTTTAGAATAGTTTTAATCGCTGGCCTTATAGCTTACATTATAGAGTTTAATAAAAAAGTTAACAATACTGTGCCATTGTCGATAATAGCTGCCGGCGCTGTTGGAAATGTAATTGATTACTTTTTATACGGTCATGTTGTCGATATGTTCCATTTTATTTTATGGGGTTATGATTTTCCTGTATTTAATATTGCAGATTCTTGCATCTTTATCGGCATTTGTTGGCTAATTGTAAATTCCTGGATAGAAGAAAAAAAAACTAGATCTATTAGTAATGAAACCACCTATAAAAATTAG
- the nrdR gene encoding Transcriptional repressor NrdR — MKCPFCLHNESKVIDSRESCEINAVRRRRECLHCFHRYTTFETIELAVQVHKRDGRFEDFQQAKLMNGLIAACRHTTISYEQVKDLAAKITSELMQRQVKEISTTEIGELVMSHLLKLDPIAYIRFACVYKRFKNVEEMMDAICMIQSKDDSVNQLKLKN; from the coding sequence ATGAAATGTCCATTTTGCTTGCATAATGAATCAAAAGTTATTGATTCTAGAGAATCATGCGAAATAAATGCCGTTAGAAGGAGACGTGAATGCTTACATTGTTTTCATCGCTATACAACTTTTGAAACTATTGAACTAGCGGTACAAGTGCATAAAAGAGATGGACGATTTGAAGATTTTCAACAAGCCAAGCTGATGAATGGATTAATTGCGGCTTGCCGTCATACGACGATAAGCTATGAACAAGTGAAGGATTTAGCAGCAAAAATTACAAGTGAGTTAATGCAACGACAAGTAAAAGAAATTTCTACTACCGAAATTGGAGAATTAGTAATGTCCCATTTATTAAAATTAGATCCAATTGCATATATAAGATTTGCTTGTGTATATAAACGTTTTAAAAATGTTGAAGAAATGATGGATGCTATTTGTATGATCCAATCAAAAGATGATTCAGTAAATCAATTAAAATTAAAAAACTAA
- the yocK gene encoding General stress protein 16O — MPLNQAEIEKFKERLEQLRNQITHTLKGTTAEVKAPDEATGYSQHQADQGTDDFDRNITLEITSREFNILKQIDRALEKIKEGTYGVCDVSGKDIPYARLDAVPYATMTVQAQEELEKERARKGYV, encoded by the coding sequence ATGCCGTTAAACCAAGCTGAAATCGAAAAATTTAAAGAAAGATTAGAGCAACTGAGAAACCAAATCACCCATACTTTAAAAGGAACCACTGCTGAAGTTAAAGCTCCTGATGAAGCAACTGGTTATTCTCAACATCAAGCTGATCAGGGAACAGATGATTTCGACCGAAACATTACCTTAGAAATAACTTCTAGAGAATTTAACATTCTCAAACAAATAGATCGAGCATTGGAAAAAATTAAAGAAGGTACATACGGTGTATGTGATGTTAGTGGCAAAGACATACCCTATGCAAGGCTCGACGCTGTCCCATACGCTACCATGACAGTACAAGCGCAAGAAGAGTTAGAAAAGGAAAGGGCTAGGAAAGGATATGTTTAA